The proteins below come from a single Nostoc sp. KVJ3 genomic window:
- a CDS encoding response regulator: MTIGDPKNFINDPPSRGIVLVVDDNPANLQVLSSFLDQSSFEVWAARSGEKALQRLENDDLPDLILLDVMMPGINGFETCKHLKSNPRLQDIPVIFMTALSETAEKVKGLQLGAVDYITKPFQYEEVLVRIENHLKLRNLTKTLSAKNAELQQTQTQLIQAEKVAALGQLTAGIAHEVNNPINFIAGNLNFVEQYVQQVLSLLYLYQKYFPEPPDEIQIVIQKGELNFLLDDLSKIIQSMRVGTERVTEIVSYLNNFSRHREVGKKLANLHEGLESTLLILGHRFKQKAHHPAIQLVKEYGKLPLVECFPGEINQVFMNLICNAIDAIEETYKSSDLDINYQHAGVIKIKTEVVGEQVILRIADNGSGINKAESTKIFDAFYTTKPVGKGTGLGLSIAYQIVVNNHQGKLTYHSQPGEGIEFIIELPIR, translated from the coding sequence ATGACTATTGGAGATCCTAAAAATTTTATCAATGACCCTCCTTCTAGGGGAATTGTTTTAGTCGTTGACGATAACCCTGCCAATTTACAAGTTTTATCTAGTTTTCTGGATCAGTCGAGCTTTGAAGTTTGGGCAGCACGGAGTGGAGAAAAAGCCCTTCAGCGATTAGAAAATGATGATTTACCTGATTTAATCTTGTTGGATGTAATGATGCCAGGTATAAATGGTTTTGAAACCTGTAAACATCTAAAAAGCAATCCTCGTCTCCAAGATATTCCGGTGATTTTCATGACAGCCCTCTCAGAAACTGCCGAGAAAGTCAAAGGTTTGCAATTGGGAGCCGTAGACTATATTACTAAACCTTTTCAATATGAAGAAGTCTTAGTGCGGATTGAAAACCATCTCAAACTGAGAAATCTGACGAAAACCTTGAGCGCTAAAAACGCCGAATTACAACAGACTCAAACTCAACTAATTCAAGCAGAAAAGGTAGCAGCATTAGGTCAACTGACAGCAGGAATTGCTCATGAAGTGAATAATCCCATCAATTTTATAGCTGGCAACTTAAATTTTGTCGAGCAGTATGTACAACAGGTGCTTAGTTTACTGTATCTCTATCAAAAATATTTCCCTGAACCACCAGATGAAATTCAAATCGTAATTCAAAAAGGCGAACTCAACTTTTTGTTAGATGATTTATCTAAAATTATTCAATCTATGCGAGTTGGTACAGAGCGCGTTACAGAAATTGTGTCATATTTGAACAACTTCTCCCGACATAGAGAAGTTGGTAAGAAACTAGCTAATTTACATGAAGGTCTAGAAAGCACATTACTCATTCTCGGACATCGGTTTAAACAAAAGGCTCATCATCCAGCCATCCAATTAGTCAAAGAATATGGAAAATTGCCACTTGTAGAGTGTTTTCCAGGTGAAATAAATCAGGTATTTATGAATTTAATTTGTAATGCAATCGATGCAATTGAAGAAACATATAAAAGTTCTGACCTGGATATAAATTATCAACATGCTGGTGTGATTAAAATTAAAACTGAAGTAGTTGGAGAGCAAGTTATTCTCCGAATTGCCGATAATGGTTCAGGTATAAACAAAGCAGAGTCAACAAAAATATTCGATGCCTTTTACACAACAAAACCCGTCGGAAAAGGAACAGGGCTTGGTCTATCTATTGCTTACCAAATTGTGGTTAATAATCATCAGGGCAAGCTCACATACCATTCCCAACCAGGTGAAGGTATAGAGTTTATCATTGAACTACCCATCCGTTGA
- a CDS encoding hybrid sensor histidine kinase/response regulator encodes MSDRVNHSSRSLLIRLILGSTTIVVSISAYFTYQAARNMMLKDLRQSAFLEVQRGVAEIEEWLDVRQVEVETLANTSTVRSLNWSVAEPYLKSEVKRINEFFLFQIANPDGSYSNTKVGRTNKNIQDRDYFQKAIAGKSNISDPFISRSTGIPLIAISTPVWSNSASSSSPIGAFQGNVRVDHIAEVVNSLRYDTNSYAFALNSQGQAIVHPNSALMSTVEKPAPSLLKMSDRDLNAIAQRMVKKEQGIELMEIDGAKKYVAYLPLKAANWSVALVIPRQNIESRLQFLDLIALIVGGLSVTMITVLWQVQAFEQGELKKSKAAADTANYAKSEFLANMSHELRTPLNGILGCAQILLRSQGLAEQQQYHVNIIEQCGSHLLTLINDILDLSKIEAKKLELQTTDVHFPSFIQGIVEICQIRAKQKGILFVYKPLSNLPTGVHIDVKRLRQVLLNLLGNAIKFTDKGQVTFNIEIIAQPPSDGQTVKYRLRCTVEDTGIGISPTELSQIFLPFEQVGEKKRQSEGTGLGLAITRQLVQMMGSDIHVKSQIGEGSTFWFALEISEATDYFQSVMAGSEKQIIGFEGSPYTILMVDDRWENRTVITNLLQPLGFNVVEASNGKEGLEKAIALKPDLIVTDLLMPEMDGFELIEHLRKTPEIQDVLIIVSSASVFEADQHRSLQAGGNDFLSKPIQVDELLHQLERYLNLVWIYKQSQPDAEKAQEGTTANSQSAQLTPPSGQVLQELVILASKGNFNAILKWADQLEETDITFAPFAKELRQLARQFDEDLILSFLTQYAVETI; translated from the coding sequence GTGTCTGATAGAGTCAATCATTCCTCACGAAGTTTACTGATCCGATTGATTCTGGGCAGTACTACAATTGTAGTCAGTATTTCTGCTTATTTTACCTATCAAGCCGCTAGAAATATGATGCTCAAAGATTTAAGACAGAGCGCTTTTTTAGAGGTACAGAGAGGGGTAGCTGAAATTGAGGAGTGGTTAGACGTTCGTCAAGTGGAGGTAGAAACCCTAGCGAATACTTCAACTGTACGCTCCTTAAATTGGTCTGTGGCAGAACCCTATTTAAAATCAGAAGTTAAGCGCATCAATGAATTTTTCCTTTTTCAAATAGCTAACCCAGATGGTTCATATTCCAATACAAAAGTTGGTCGAACAAATAAAAATATTCAGGATCGAGACTACTTTCAAAAAGCAATTGCCGGAAAGAGCAACATTTCTGATCCTTTCATCAGCCGTTCTACAGGAATTCCTTTAATTGCGATCTCCACCCCAGTCTGGTCAAATTCTGCTAGCAGTAGTTCACCGATTGGGGCTTTCCAGGGTAATGTGAGAGTCGATCACATTGCGGAGGTTGTTAATTCCCTACGCTACGACACAAACAGCTATGCTTTTGCGCTCAATTCCCAAGGACAAGCGATCGTTCATCCTAACTCGGCGTTAATGTCAACCGTAGAAAAACCTGCACCCAGCCTACTGAAAATGAGCGATCGCGATTTAAATGCGATCGCTCAACGGATGGTAAAGAAAGAACAGGGAATTGAGTTGATGGAAATTGACGGTGCTAAAAAGTATGTAGCTTATCTGCCGTTGAAAGCCGCTAATTGGTCTGTGGCTTTGGTGATTCCCCGGCAAAATATCGAATCTAGATTGCAATTCCTGGATTTGATAGCCTTAATTGTCGGTGGATTGAGTGTTACCATGATTACTGTCTTGTGGCAAGTGCAAGCATTTGAACAAGGTGAGCTGAAAAAGTCTAAAGCTGCGGCGGATACAGCCAACTATGCTAAAAGCGAATTTTTAGCCAACATGAGTCATGAACTGCGAACGCCGTTAAATGGCATTCTCGGTTGTGCCCAAATATTGCTGCGTTCCCAAGGTTTAGCTGAACAACAGCAATATCACGTCAATATTATTGAACAATGCGGCTCTCATCTACTAACTTTAATTAATGACATTTTGGATCTCTCCAAAATTGAAGCGAAAAAGCTAGAATTGCAGACCACTGATGTGCATTTTCCATCTTTTATCCAAGGAATTGTCGAAATATGCCAGATTCGGGCAAAACAAAAGGGCATTTTGTTTGTCTATAAACCCTTAAGTAACTTGCCAACAGGGGTTCATATTGATGTCAAAAGATTACGTCAGGTGCTATTGAATCTGCTGGGAAATGCCATCAAATTTACAGATAAAGGTCAGGTTACTTTCAATATAGAAATAATCGCTCAACCTCCCAGTGATGGACAGACAGTGAAATATCGCCTTCGCTGTACGGTAGAAGACACGGGGATTGGTATAAGTCCCACAGAATTGAGCCAAATTTTCTTACCATTTGAACAAGTAGGTGAGAAAAAGCGCCAGTCAGAAGGTACAGGCTTGGGTTTAGCTATTACTCGGCAGTTAGTACAGATGATGGGTAGCGATATTCATGTTAAGAGTCAGATCGGTGAGGGGAGTACCTTCTGGTTTGCATTGGAGATTTCCGAAGCGACTGACTATTTTCAGTCTGTGATGGCTGGATCGGAGAAACAAATCATTGGCTTTGAGGGTAGCCCATACACGATCCTAATGGTTGACGATCGCTGGGAGAATCGCACAGTGATTACCAACTTACTGCAACCACTGGGTTTTAATGTAGTTGAAGCCAGCAACGGTAAAGAAGGTTTAGAAAAAGCGATCGCTCTCAAGCCAGACTTGATCGTTACAGATTTGCTAATGCCAGAAATGGATGGGTTTGAATTAATTGAACACCTGCGTAAGACTCCAGAAATTCAGGATGTATTGATTATCGTCTCTTCCGCTAGTGTCTTTGAAGCCGATCAACATCGCAGTCTGCAAGCTGGAGGTAACGACTTCCTCAGCAAACCAATACAAGTAGATGAATTATTGCATCAATTAGAACGCTACTTAAATTTGGTATGGATTTACAAGCAATCTCAGCCTGATGCAGAAAAAGCTCAAGAAGGAACGACAGCAAATAGCCAATCTGCTCAATTAACCCCCCCTTCTGGCCAAGTGTTGCAGGAACTAGTCATCTTAGCCAGTAAAGGTAACTTCAATGCCATTCTCAAGTGGGCCGATCAACTGGAGGAAACAGATATAACCTTCGCACCATTTGCTAAGGAACTACGGCAACTAGCAAGACAATTTGATGAAGATTTAATCCTCAGTTTCTTGACTCAATATGCCGTGGAAACAATATGA
- a CDS encoding ATP-binding protein, with amino-acid sequence MPSLKLSLNGLQIVKQARQEKGWTIDNPRWLEQASQILESGRDWENAEVFAAGISLPTWKRFLKGNAIDASVFKAFCQVLSLNWQDLLERPLNSSLSATTQIPNIPLFFGRRYELATLTQLIEQGTRLIAITGMGGMGKTALAAKLATASKSSFQQTLWFGFPLTPPTIDLVPLLAPKTLLVFDGWDRILGGGLRQRAGQYRLEYESYAGFLRSLVQTNHSSCVILTSREQPEGLNLLSENGAVIFPLGGLMEGAIELLQHHQLTFDAQQWITLVNQYGGNPLFLNMAANFIHELFAGDVGDFLASGTLVTGEFEPLVAQWLRHISMLEQTLIKCLATQVQGLTREEILLYLGNHPSNGDILAALLSLKRRALVETMKDGNKERFFLQPVILKCVQRLFRSSE; translated from the coding sequence ATGCCTAGCCTCAAACTTTCGCTGAATGGACTGCAAATTGTCAAACAAGCCCGTCAGGAAAAAGGTTGGACAATTGATAATCCACGCTGGTTAGAGCAAGCAAGTCAAATTCTCGAATCTGGGCGTGACTGGGAAAATGCAGAAGTGTTTGCTGCGGGTATATCTTTACCGACATGGAAACGCTTTCTCAAAGGTAATGCCATTGATGCCTCTGTATTCAAAGCGTTTTGTCAAGTTTTAAGCTTGAATTGGCAAGACTTGCTCGAACGTCCACTTAACTCGTCTCTATCTGCTACAACCCAAATCCCAAATATTCCTTTGTTCTTTGGGCGACGTTACGAGTTGGCGACACTCACCCAGTTAATTGAGCAAGGAACGCGACTGATTGCAATTACAGGGATGGGGGGTATGGGCAAAACGGCTCTAGCAGCAAAATTGGCCACAGCTTCTAAATCGAGTTTTCAGCAAACTCTGTGGTTTGGGTTTCCTCTGACTCCACCAACAATAGATTTGGTTCCACTTCTAGCACCAAAAACCCTGCTAGTCTTTGATGGTTGGGATCGAATTTTAGGTGGCGGGCTACGTCAACGTGCGGGGCAATATCGTTTAGAATACGAATCCTACGCTGGTTTTCTGCGATCGCTAGTGCAAACGAATCATTCAAGTTGTGTGATTTTGACTAGTCGAGAACAACCAGAGGGATTAAATCTTTTGAGTGAGAATGGTGCAGTTATTTTCCCACTCGGTGGTTTGATGGAAGGTGCTATTGAGCTTTTGCAACATCATCAACTCACCTTTGATGCCCAGCAGTGGATTACCCTGGTAAATCAGTATGGTGGCAATCCTTTATTTTTGAATATGGCAGCAAATTTTATTCACGAATTATTTGCTGGGGATGTCGGAGATTTTTTAGCCTCTGGAACCTTAGTTACTGGTGAATTTGAGCCACTAGTAGCGCAATGGTTGAGACATATTTCAATGCTGGAACAAACCCTAATCAAATGTTTGGCTACACAAGTGCAGGGATTAACTCGTGAAGAGATACTATTGTACCTTGGGAATCATCCTTCAAATGGAGATATCTTGGCTGCACTTTTATCTTTAAAGCGCAGAGCATTGGTAGAAACCATGAAAGATGGTAACAAGGAACGCTTTTTTTTACAACCTGTGATTCTCAAATGCGTACAGCGTTTGTTTAGATCCTCAGAGTAG
- a CDS encoding serine/threonine protein kinase: protein MELLHQKEDIIAHKYRILDTLGQGGSGTTYLAQDLKSTQQVALKALSLHRMTDWKMMELFEREAKILSQLNHPGIPEYLGYFQIETLEDRYFYIAQQLAEGKTLAALVESGWRTNEDEVRRIAIQILEILVYLHSLKPPVVHRDIKPQNIIRRDDGQVFLVDFGAVQHTYYTTFMRGSTVVGTYGYMAPEQFRGQAVPATDLYALGATLLFLLTHCSPADLQSDGLKINFRPRVQISEEFADWLEKILEPDTEDRFSSAQKALEVLQGKRKLTVKSNVSVRWEKIVRVAISAVAAVSAVTVITLLNSYKWDILNSIRFTDIAGRTPAQLREKRRIELEERVRRSNSL from the coding sequence ATGGAACTGCTGCACCAAAAAGAAGACATCATTGCCCATAAGTATCGGATTCTAGATACTTTGGGACAAGGTGGAAGTGGGACGACATACCTTGCTCAAGACTTAAAAAGCACTCAACAAGTGGCTCTCAAAGCCTTATCATTGCACCGAATGACCGACTGGAAAATGATGGAGTTGTTTGAGCGAGAAGCAAAAATTCTCTCGCAACTCAATCATCCGGGTATTCCTGAATATTTAGGATATTTTCAGATAGAAACCCTCGAAGACCGTTATTTTTACATTGCCCAGCAACTGGCAGAAGGTAAGACACTAGCGGCGTTGGTGGAGAGTGGATGGCGCACAAATGAAGATGAAGTACGGCGCATTGCTATACAAATATTAGAAATTCTAGTTTATTTGCACTCCCTCAAGCCTCCTGTAGTCCATCGAGATATCAAGCCACAAAATATTATTCGCCGTGACGATGGGCAAGTATTTTTAGTAGATTTTGGGGCTGTACAACATACCTATTACACAACTTTTATGCGTGGAAGTACAGTAGTAGGAACTTATGGTTACATGGCTCCCGAACAGTTTCGCGGACAAGCTGTACCTGCTACTGATTTGTATGCTTTAGGAGCAACTTTATTATTTCTTTTGACACACTGTTCTCCCGCAGATTTGCAGAGTGATGGGTTAAAAATTAATTTCCGTCCCCGCGTGCAGATTAGTGAAGAATTTGCCGACTGGCTAGAAAAAATATTAGAGCCAGATACAGAAGATCGTTTCAGTTCAGCACAGAAAGCCTTGGAAGTATTGCAGGGTAAGCGAAAGCTAACTGTAAAATCGAATGTCTCTGTTAGATGGGAAAAAATAGTTCGAGTTGCTATTAGTGCTGTTGCTGCTGTTAGTGCCGTGACTGTTATTACCCTGTTAAATTCCTACAAGTGGGATATCTTAAACAGCATTAGATTTACGGATATTGCTGGCAGAACTCCCGCGCAACTAAGGGAAAAGCGAAGGATAGAGCTTGAGGAGCGTGTAAGAAGGTCAAATTCTCTATAG
- a CDS encoding serine/threonine protein kinase yields MEILHQAEEIINQRYRILRKLGQGGVGITYAAVDLESGEQVALKVLSLRRMSDWKKMELFEREAQILSQLNHPAIPRYLDYFQVDTNSDRSFYIAQQLAPGTSLATLVEDGWFPDEKEVRQIATQILKILIYLHSLTPPVIHRDIKPENIIFTSDTKRLFLVDFGAVADTYHNTVTGGSTVVGTFGYMAPEQFRGQALPSTDLYGLGTTLLFLLTGKSPTDLPQRKLKIDFRSDVNISKDFANWLEQILEPVSADRFPSAEVALATLLGQIGLIPRLPKKSNLIVKVTENNLIIKILPAFLYNNYNFIFLFDSLVFIGVLGLIYWMIFFDYFGYSVLTLIISSLCNLLLFVLEKPVAILLILLFSFPILIFSIIFMALLYIICKQLFYKPLSLATTFFLNSASSTLVQIDQDYIRLERWLLGWCIQKIEISKSDIISVWLKCMINYEFSNILIIYSLKKSQKEEKENIEKNKRFRFGAFLTQQEKEWLMWEIRNR; encoded by the coding sequence ATGGAAATATTACACCAAGCTGAAGAAATTATCAATCAACGGTATCGCATTCTACGTAAATTGGGACAGGGCGGAGTCGGTATTACCTACGCAGCCGTTGACTTAGAAAGCGGTGAACAAGTAGCGCTGAAAGTTTTATCATTGCGCCGCATGAGTGACTGGAAAAAGATGGAGTTATTTGAAAGGGAAGCACAAATTCTTTCTCAACTCAACCATCCAGCAATTCCTCGCTACTTGGATTATTTTCAAGTAGATACTAACTCTGACCGTTCCTTTTACATAGCTCAACAATTAGCGCCAGGAACTTCTCTGGCAACGCTAGTAGAAGATGGTTGGTTTCCTGATGAAAAAGAAGTTAGGCAAATAGCTACTCAAATTCTGAAAATTTTGATTTATTTACACTCTCTAACACCGCCAGTTATTCATCGTGATATTAAGCCGGAAAATATTATTTTCACTTCTGATACCAAGAGGTTATTCCTAGTAGATTTTGGAGCAGTAGCAGACACATATCATAATACTGTGACTGGCGGCAGTACAGTAGTAGGAACTTTCGGCTACATGGCACCAGAACAGTTTCGTGGACAAGCTTTGCCATCTACTGATTTATATGGTTTGGGAACAACTCTACTATTTTTGTTGACAGGAAAATCACCCACTGATTTACCACAACGTAAACTTAAAATTGATTTCCGTTCTGACGTTAATATTTCCAAAGATTTTGCAAACTGGTTAGAACAAATATTAGAACCCGTGAGTGCCGATCGTTTTCCTTCCGCAGAAGTAGCCTTAGCAACATTATTAGGTCAAATAGGACTCATACCCCGGCTACCAAAGAAAAGTAATCTAATTGTGAAAGTAACTGAGAATAATTTAATTATAAAGATTCTCCCAGCTTTTTTATACAATAATTACAATTTTATATTTTTATTTGATTCTCTAGTTTTTATTGGTGTTTTGGGACTGATTTATTGGATGATATTTTTTGATTATTTTGGTTATTCGGTATTAACTCTCATCATCTCATCATTATGTAACTTATTATTGTTTGTGCTAGAAAAGCCAGTAGCAATATTATTGATTTTATTGTTTTCTTTTCCAATATTAATATTTAGTATCATTTTCATGGCATTGTTATATATAATATGCAAACAATTATTTTACAAGCCTTTGTCTCTTGCTACTACTTTCTTCCTGAATTCTGCATCAAGTACCCTGGTGCAAATTGACCAAGACTATATTAGACTAGAGCGATGGTTACTTGGTTGGTGTATTCAGAAAATAGAAATTTCCAAGTCAGATATTATTAGTGTGTGGTTGAAGTGTATGATAAATTATGAATTTTCTAATATCCTAATTATTTATTCTTTGAAAAAATCTCAGAAGGAAGAGAAAGAAAATATTGAAAAAAATAAACGTTTTCGGTTTGGTGCATTTTTGACGCAGCAAGAGAAAGAGTGGCTGATGTGGGAGATAAGAAACCGATGA
- a CDS encoding bifunctional serine/threonine-protein kinase/ABC transporter substrate-binding protein encodes MTYCINPDCSQRENPDNCAVCENCKTSLILQNRYRIKHPLQIDRYRYTEVFEIEDLVNQDQPKILKSLKEVTPNLLRLFEQEASILTSLQHPGLPAGEMLFPLVLNTGRQLRCFVMEKVPGEDLQNWLDYHQCLTSHKTALDWLNQLMQILQFVHENGYFHRDIKPSNIMLRPDGKLILIDFGTARNLSQTIVNGKSITVIHSVGYTAPEQLEGQAVVQSDFYALGRTFIYLITGIDPAGDRQLDLTHWYKYVKDRQTPQKFIDLIQAMTNSHPQKRPPTTQAILQKIENIYKYSLVQWQKLLLSATCGILLFVGAKWLYEAITLAHTCDYILDDHLSCGEESLIPASYWGNDQPPLAKQLAIEQYRIRNFSAAESLFKTAFNQEPDPETLIYLNNSKIQIQFPAAQIRTIAVAAPLERRTTTGLEILTGAAQAQTQALKNGQPLRMIIADDNNRDDSKAGNNARKVAQKLVNYPDLLAVLGHYSSEATKQSLPIYTQAGVVLVSATSTSDNLKSPFFFRTVPSDRITAQKMATYVFSQLQQRKVAIFYSQGSEYAESLSKAFREAAKSFSGHVIDHQPAFNLASDRFNAKASLNQAKTQGATVIVLIPDAGVGLYNAIPNAIRVIRSNVNQSWIVASDSLYSADLLKPDKGLSLQQIQRLVFAIAWHPISNVNSRFVQQARTLWKIDLTDITWRTATSYDAVLVLSKALMTNPTRIGIQKTLAMPQFSVPGATGVIQFQGNDRYNGKITMVTVRRNCNSSGFVLTESDRPLVCY; translated from the coding sequence ATGACGTACTGCATCAATCCAGATTGTTCGCAACGAGAAAATCCTGATAATTGTGCAGTATGTGAAAACTGTAAAACATCACTTATACTGCAAAATCGTTACCGAATTAAGCATCCTCTGCAAATTGATAGGTATCGCTATACAGAAGTATTTGAAATTGAAGATTTAGTTAATCAGGATCAGCCCAAGATTCTCAAGTCACTCAAGGAAGTTACACCGAATTTACTACGATTATTTGAGCAAGAAGCATCAATCTTAACAAGTTTGCAGCATCCTGGTTTACCTGCTGGTGAAATGCTATTTCCTCTAGTTTTAAATACAGGTCGCCAATTACGCTGTTTTGTAATGGAGAAAGTTCCAGGTGAAGATTTACAGAATTGGCTTGATTATCATCAATGCTTAACATCCCATAAAACAGCATTAGATTGGCTAAATCAATTGATGCAGATTTTGCAATTTGTGCATGAAAATGGCTATTTTCATCGAGATATCAAGCCGTCTAATATTATGCTCCGTCCCGATGGAAAATTAATTTTAATTGATTTTGGGACGGCGCGTAATTTGTCGCAAACTATTGTTAATGGGAAATCGATCACGGTGATTCATTCTGTTGGATATACTGCTCCCGAACAACTTGAGGGACAGGCTGTTGTCCAGTCAGATTTCTACGCTCTTGGTCGGACTTTTATCTATTTAATCACAGGTATTGATCCAGCTGGCGATCGCCAGTTGGATTTAACCCATTGGTATAAATACGTTAAGGATCGACAAACCCCTCAAAAATTTATTGATCTGATTCAGGCGATGACGAATTCTCATCCACAGAAACGTCCGCCGACAACTCAAGCCATTCTCCAAAAGATTGAGAATATTTATAAGTATTCTTTGGTGCAATGGCAAAAATTATTACTAAGTGCGACTTGTGGTATTTTGCTGTTCGTCGGTGCAAAATGGCTGTATGAGGCAATAACTCTGGCTCATACTTGCGACTATATTTTAGACGATCATCTCAGTTGTGGTGAAGAAAGCCTAATTCCTGCAAGCTATTGGGGAAACGATCAGCCCCCACTAGCAAAGCAATTAGCTATTGAACAGTATCGTATCAGAAATTTTTCGGCAGCTGAAAGTCTATTTAAAACTGCTTTCAATCAGGAGCCAGATCCAGAAACTTTAATTTACCTCAACAACAGCAAAATTCAAATCCAATTTCCAGCAGCCCAGATTCGGACGATCGCTGTTGCAGCTCCTCTGGAACGTCGTACTACCACAGGTCTAGAAATACTCACAGGTGCTGCTCAAGCTCAGACTCAGGCGCTGAAAAACGGTCAACCCTTACGGATGATTATCGCTGATGATAATAATCGTGACGATAGCAAAGCTGGAAATAATGCCCGCAAAGTTGCTCAAAAGTTGGTGAATTATCCAGATTTACTGGCTGTTTTGGGTCATTACAGCAGCGAAGCCACCAAACAGTCTCTACCAATTTATACCCAAGCAGGGGTAGTTTTAGTTTCTGCAACTAGCACCTCAGATAATCTCAAAAGTCCTTTTTTCTTCCGCACTGTCCCTAGCGATCGCATTACCGCCCAAAAAATGGCAACCTACGTGTTCTCCCAATTACAACAGAGGAAAGTTGCTATTTTTTATAGTCAGGGTAGTGAGTATGCCGAATCTCTATCTAAGGCGTTTCGAGAAGCGGCTAAATCTTTTTCGGGTCATGTTATTGACCACCAACCAGCCTTCAATCTCGCTAGCGATCGCTTTAATGCCAAAGCCTCATTAAATCAAGCCAAAACCCAAGGTGCAACGGTGATTGTTCTGATCCCAGATGCCGGAGTCGGTTTGTATAATGCGATTCCCAATGCCATACGAGTAATTCGGTCGAATGTTAACCAATCTTGGATTGTTGCGAGTGATAGTCTCTACAGTGCTGACTTACTCAAACCAGATAAAGGTCTGTCGTTACAGCAAATTCAACGCCTGGTATTTGCGATCGCATGGCATCCCATAAGCAATGTTAACTCTCGGTTTGTACAACAAGCTCGAACTCTGTGGAAAATTGATCTAACTGATATTACCTGGCGAACCGCCACCAGCTACGATGCAGTGTTGGTATTAAGCAAAGCCTTGATGACAAATCCCACCCGCATCGGGATTCAAAAAACACTTGCAATGCCTCAATTCTCGGTTCCAGGCGCGACGGGAGTCATTCAATTTCAGGGGAACGATCGCTACAATGGCAAAATTACAATGGTTACAGTGCGCCGCAATTGTAATTCTAGCGGTTTTGTTCTTACAGAGAGCGATCGCCCTCTGGTATGTTACTAA